A single genomic interval of Saccharospirillum mangrovi harbors:
- a CDS encoding DUF4287 domain-containing protein, which translates to MAQNDKPKGPASYFPSIEKTYGKPIDHWLNLLDGVQDKKHMEQVAFLKTEHQMGHGHANALVAYHKAQKGR; encoded by the coding sequence ATGGCACAAAACGACAAACCCAAAGGCCCTGCGTCCTACTTCCCGTCCATCGAAAAAACCTACGGCAAACCCATCGATCATTGGCTTAATTTGCTGGACGGTGTGCAAGACAAGAAACACATGGAACAGGTGGCGTTTTTGAAAACAGAACATCAGATGGGCCATGGTCACGCCAATGCGTTAGTGGCGTATCACAAAGCCCAGAAAGGCCGTTGA
- a CDS encoding PLP-dependent aminotransferase family protein, which produces MTTLSLALQSRAEGGLQEQLREGLLEAIRVGSLPIDAPLPSCRKLSEQLGISRNTVAIVYEKLVDDGYLVSRPRSGYFLHSDYHNGDAIDTPGPALKPSAKVHTSTVSAPSWGKRLARQPGQFEGILKPSNWCDYPYPFIYGQPGTNNFPINAWRDITRRRLAGGRDRDWLRDRIDQDDPLLVEQVRKRLLPRRGILARPDEILITLGSQNALYLLAQLLIGDGTRLGLEDPGYREAVNVFRFFGSQLVRHRVDEQGIQLNERSAQCDYFYVMPSHQVPTGIPMSQARRDALLAQVIAHDQIILEDDYDAELHNDSQALPALKASRAGNRVVYLGSFSKVLSPGLRMGYIVADSELIDELRALRRLMYRHPPANLQHQMAQFIAQGHYETHLRSHVQDTDARRAALRDAIERQLPQAQCLSSDRASALWLKMPDSLDTQQLAWRAAQCGVLIEPGFQHFHDPAPPRHFMRLGFNAIERDQIVPGIELLASVLQGAG; this is translated from the coding sequence ATGACAACCCTGAGTCTGGCGCTGCAAAGCCGCGCCGAAGGTGGCTTGCAGGAGCAATTACGGGAAGGCCTGCTGGAAGCGATTCGGGTCGGCAGTCTGCCCATCGACGCGCCGCTGCCCAGTTGCCGCAAGCTGTCGGAACAACTGGGTATTTCGCGCAACACCGTGGCCATCGTGTACGAAAAACTGGTCGATGACGGTTATCTGGTCAGCCGCCCTCGCAGCGGCTATTTCCTGCACAGCGACTACCACAACGGTGACGCCATCGACACGCCCGGCCCGGCACTGAAACCGTCGGCCAAGGTTCACACCAGCACCGTCAGCGCACCATCCTGGGGCAAACGATTGGCGCGTCAGCCGGGGCAATTTGAAGGCATTCTCAAGCCCAGCAACTGGTGCGATTACCCTTATCCGTTTATCTACGGCCAACCGGGCACCAACAATTTTCCCATCAACGCCTGGCGCGACATCACACGTCGACGACTGGCTGGTGGCCGCGACCGCGACTGGCTGCGCGACCGCATCGATCAGGACGACCCGCTGCTGGTCGAACAGGTGCGCAAACGCCTGTTGCCGCGACGCGGCATCCTGGCGCGACCGGACGAAATTCTGATTACGTTGGGCTCGCAGAACGCCCTCTACCTGCTGGCGCAATTGCTGATTGGCGACGGCACTCGCCTTGGTCTGGAAGATCCGGGCTACCGCGAGGCCGTTAATGTATTTCGCTTTTTCGGCAGCCAGCTGGTGCGGCATCGCGTCGATGAACAAGGCATTCAACTGAACGAACGCTCCGCTCAGTGCGACTATTTTTATGTCATGCCCAGCCATCAGGTACCGACCGGTATTCCGATGAGCCAGGCGCGGCGCGATGCCTTATTGGCGCAGGTTATCGCCCACGATCAGATCATTCTTGAGGACGATTACGACGCCGAACTGCACAACGACAGCCAGGCATTGCCTGCGCTGAAAGCCAGCCGCGCCGGCAATCGCGTGGTGTATCTGGGCAGTTTTTCGAAGGTGCTGTCGCCGGGGTTGCGCATGGGTTACATCGTCGCCGACAGCGAATTGATCGACGAACTGCGCGCCTTACGCCGCCTGATGTATCGCCATCCACCGGCGAATCTGCAACACCAGATGGCGCAGTTCATCGCCCAGGGTCATTACGAAACGCATCTGCGCAGCCACGTTCAGGACACCGATGCGCGCCGCGCCGCTTTACGCGATGCCATCGAGCGACAACTGCCGCAGGCACAGTGTCTCAGCTCCGACCGCGCCAGCGCGCTGTGGCTGAAAATGCCGGACTCACTCGACACCCAACAACTGGCCTGGCGTGCGGCTCAATGCGGCGTGCTGATCGAGCCGGGCTTCCAGCATTTTCACGATCCCGCACCGCCGCGACATTTTATGCGGCTGGGCTTCAACGCCATTGAGCGCGATCAGATTGTGCCGGGCATTGAACTATTGGCGTCGGTACTGCAAGGCGCTGGCTGA
- a CDS encoding amino acid ABC transporter permease, translating to MDSTAWTMLLNGAWVTLWISGVSIAIGVTLGLVVALIRSARIPFVHQVLGLYISIARATPLVTLVLFIFLTAPTLGINMHRSIAGIIALTLNTTAFNAEIWRSAFNNFSNDQREAALAVGMTPSVYFRRIMLPQIVITSLPSLVNEMSFLIKGSPAIAVIGIVDLTRVTNRISAVTYEPLPPILAAGALYMIIIAALVWFQRVAERKANQLAV from the coding sequence ATGGATTCGACCGCTTGGACGATGTTGCTCAACGGTGCCTGGGTTACCTTGTGGATTTCGGGTGTGTCCATCGCCATTGGCGTCACACTCGGTTTGGTCGTCGCCTTAATCCGCTCGGCACGCATTCCGTTTGTGCACCAGGTGTTGGGACTTTACATCAGCATTGCCCGCGCCACGCCGTTGGTCACACTGGTGCTGTTTATCTTTTTAACCGCGCCTACGCTCGGCATTAACATGCATCGATCCATCGCCGGCATCATTGCTTTAACGTTGAACACCACCGCCTTCAATGCGGAAATCTGGCGCTCGGCGTTCAACAATTTTTCCAACGATCAACGCGAAGCGGCGCTCGCCGTTGGCATGACACCGAGCGTGTATTTTCGCCGCATTATGCTGCCGCAGATCGTTATCACCAGCTTGCCAAGCCTGGTGAATGAAATGTCGTTTCTGATTAAAGGCAGCCCGGCGATTGCTGTGATCGGCATTGTCGATCTCACCCGCGTCACTAACCGCATATCGGCCGTTACCTACGAACCGCTGCCGCCCATTTTGGCCGCTGGCGCGCTCTATATGATCATCATCGCTGCCCTGGTCTGGTTCCAGCGGGTGGCGGAACGCAAAGCCAACCAGCTGGCGGTTTAG
- a CDS encoding sulfite exporter TauE/SafE family protein, with protein MPFSSAWLISASVAFAAGTLRGYTGFGFAITMALGLLWLLPPIQVVTTVLLLDLLGALGLLANAWNRADRAVLKRLLPTMLLASALGIALMTVLPTTAARLVVTAICLIGAVATVLQRQPVMGLTSALDRTRDLRWAWPAGGASGLAMSLSSAGGPPLMVYLMRTRLTPEAARATAILFFMAASAVSLLGYVGARQITTDTLWRALSLSPLALIGAALGHWLFVRFPPLSFRTVVAPLLVLMAAWMLIREVRTLVFG; from the coding sequence ATGCCGTTTTCGTCCGCCTGGTTGATCAGCGCCAGCGTCGCTTTCGCGGCAGGTACCTTGCGCGGTTACACCGGCTTTGGTTTCGCCATCACCATGGCGCTCGGATTGCTGTGGTTACTGCCGCCGATTCAGGTGGTGACCACGGTGCTGTTGCTTGATCTGCTCGGTGCTCTGGGCCTTCTCGCCAACGCCTGGAACCGAGCCGACCGGGCGGTATTAAAGCGACTGTTGCCAACCATGTTGCTGGCTTCGGCTCTGGGCATCGCCTTGATGACAGTATTGCCAACGACGGCCGCGCGATTGGTCGTCACCGCCATTTGCCTGATCGGCGCTGTGGCGACGGTGTTGCAACGCCAACCAGTCATGGGTTTGACCTCGGCATTGGACCGCACCCGCGATCTGCGCTGGGCCTGGCCGGCCGGCGGCGCTTCGGGGCTGGCAATGAGTTTGTCGTCCGCTGGCGGGCCGCCGTTAATGGTGTATTTGATGCGGACCCGGTTAACGCCGGAAGCGGCGCGAGCCACCGCCATTTTGTTTTTTATGGCCGCCAGTGCGGTGTCGTTACTCGGCTATGTAGGCGCCCGGCAAATAACCACCGACACCCTGTGGCGAGCGCTGTCGCTGAGCCCGCTGGCTCTGATCGGCGCGGCACTGGGCCACTGGCTGTTTGTGCGGTTTCCGCCGCTGTCGTTCCGCACAGTGGTCGCGCCTTTGCTGGTGTTAATGGCCGCCTGGATGCTGATTCGAGAAGTACGGACGCTGGTTTTTGGGTAG
- a CDS encoding aspartate aminotransferase family protein: MTQAEPDYLALKNWDKSHVWHHLTPGQSAAAGLPMFVRGEGLRLWDSEGNEFLDATAGGVWVTNVGYGRTEIAEAVYRQLVELNYYAGSAASKPAAALAEKLVSKMPGMSRVYYASSGSEANEKAFKMVRQIAHKHYGGKKQKILYRERDYHGSTVAALSATGQSERRDQFGPFVPGFVEFPHCSEYRSQFGEVENYGERAAQAMEDVILREGADTVGAVIIEPITAGGGVIPPPAGYLKKVREICDRHDILLIVDEVVCGLGRTGAWFGYQHYDITPDIVTMAKGVASGYAAISCTVTTDKVYQLLQEAPNDTLGYFRDISTFGGCLSSQAAALANMEIIEREGLIENSARQGQRLLAGLNELAGRHAIIGDARGQGLFAGLELVLDRNSKAPVPESVPMAIVAECKRLGLLIGRTNRSLTGFNNTLNFSPALTATEADIDIILTKLDQAVASVSATN, encoded by the coding sequence ATGACCCAAGCCGAACCCGATTACCTCGCCCTCAAAAACTGGGATAAGTCTCACGTCTGGCACCACCTGACGCCAGGACAGTCGGCTGCGGCGGGGTTGCCGATGTTTGTGCGCGGCGAAGGTTTGCGCCTGTGGGACAGCGAGGGCAACGAATTCCTGGACGCCACGGCGGGCGGTGTCTGGGTTACCAACGTCGGCTATGGCCGCACGGAAATTGCCGAGGCGGTGTATCGACAGCTGGTCGAGCTGAACTACTACGCCGGCTCCGCCGCCAGTAAACCGGCAGCGGCCCTGGCCGAAAAACTGGTCAGTAAAATGCCCGGCATGAGCCGCGTCTATTACGCCAGTTCCGGCTCCGAAGCGAACGAAAAAGCCTTCAAGATGGTGCGCCAGATTGCGCACAAACATTACGGCGGCAAGAAGCAGAAAATTCTCTACCGCGAACGCGATTACCATGGCTCAACCGTGGCCGCGCTCAGTGCCACCGGCCAGAGCGAACGCCGCGATCAGTTTGGCCCGTTTGTGCCCGGCTTCGTTGAATTTCCGCACTGTAGCGAATACCGCAGCCAGTTCGGCGAGGTCGAGAATTACGGCGAACGGGCGGCCCAGGCGATGGAAGACGTCATTTTGCGCGAAGGCGCCGACACCGTAGGCGCGGTCATCATTGAACCGATCACCGCTGGCGGTGGTGTCATTCCGCCACCGGCCGGCTATCTGAAAAAAGTACGGGAGATTTGCGACCGTCACGACATCTTGCTGATTGTCGATGAAGTGGTCTGCGGCCTGGGCCGTACCGGAGCCTGGTTCGGCTACCAGCATTACGACATCACGCCAGACATCGTCACCATGGCCAAAGGCGTAGCGTCCGGCTACGCCGCCATTTCCTGCACCGTAACGACGGACAAGGTCTATCAACTGCTGCAGGAAGCACCGAACGATACGCTCGGTTATTTCCGCGACATTTCCACGTTCGGCGGTTGTTTGTCGTCGCAGGCAGCCGCCTTGGCAAACATGGAAATCATCGAGCGCGAAGGCCTGATCGAAAACAGCGCGCGCCAGGGCCAACGCCTGCTGGCCGGTTTGAACGAACTGGCCGGCCGTCACGCCATCATCGGCGATGCCCGCGGCCAGGGTTTGTTCGCCGGGCTGGAACTGGTGTTGGATCGCAACAGCAAAGCGCCGGTGCCCGAATCGGTACCGATGGCGATTGTCGCCGAATGCAAACGGCTCGGCTTGTTGATTGGCCGCACCAATCGCAGCCTGACCGGGTTCAACAACACGCTGAATTTCAGCCCCGCACTCACCGCAACTGAGGCGGACATCGACATCATTCTGACCAAACTGGATCAGGCCGTCGCCAGCGTCAGCGCAACCAACTGA
- a CDS encoding transporter substrate-binding domain-containing protein: protein MKHHHLKSALGRGACSLIAGLGLIVAVQAADLDEIKARGYMVVATEDNYAPFNFMNGSESDGFMKYMIEELEAYSDDFEVRQEILPWTGLLAAVSNGQYDAAITGASVSDERMRVFNYAPPFASAQHFYIKRADDDRINSVADLDGMTVGVQAGSVLLSRLPELEAMLKETGGKLGEVVQYEAYPEIYADLANGRLDYVINSAVPVNDLIKERGDIFAAGQAVSGPGFVGWPVPKNSPELLAFLTDFMNDMKASGRLAELQEEWFGESFPDLPEVPITTVEEFHELAGM, encoded by the coding sequence ATGAAGCACCACCATCTGAAGTCGGCCCTGGGCCGTGGCGCTTGTTCGCTGATCGCGGGTTTGGGCCTGATCGTCGCCGTTCAGGCGGCAGACCTGGATGAAATCAAAGCGCGTGGCTACATGGTCGTCGCCACCGAAGACAACTACGCCCCGTTCAATTTCATGAACGGCAGCGAGTCGGATGGCTTTATGAAATACATGATTGAGGAACTCGAAGCCTATTCCGACGACTTCGAAGTGCGTCAGGAAATTCTGCCCTGGACGGGTTTGTTGGCTGCCGTTTCCAACGGCCAGTACGACGCTGCCATCACTGGTGCGTCGGTGTCTGACGAACGCATGCGGGTGTTCAATTACGCGCCGCCCTTTGCCTCGGCTCAGCATTTTTACATCAAGCGCGCCGACGATGATCGCATCAACAGCGTGGCCGATCTGGATGGCATGACCGTCGGCGTGCAGGCCGGCTCAGTCTTGTTGTCACGGTTGCCCGAGCTGGAAGCCATGCTCAAAGAAACCGGCGGCAAACTGGGCGAGGTGGTGCAGTACGAAGCCTACCCGGAAATCTACGCCGACCTTGCCAATGGCCGCTTGGATTACGTCATCAATTCCGCCGTACCGGTGAATGACCTGATCAAAGAACGCGGCGATATTTTTGCAGCCGGCCAGGCGGTTTCAGGCCCCGGTTTTGTTGGCTGGCCGGTACCGAAAAACAGCCCGGAATTGCTCGCCTTCCTGACCGATTTTATGAACGACATGAAAGCCAGCGGTCGCCTGGCGGAACTGCAGGAAGAATGGTTTGGCGAATCCTTCCCGGACTTGCCGGAGGTGCCGATCACCACCGTCGAGGAATTCCACGAATTGGCGGGCATGTAA
- a CDS encoding amino acid ABC transporter ATP-binding protein, which translates to MPDQPEVSIQTLSKQFDGVEVLRDVSLDVQRGEVVSILGSSGSGKSTLLRCINWLEQPDGGEILINGERIGVNRNGKAMNSRELAKIRTQLGMVFQSFNLWPHLNVLHNVTEALIHVKGMKKAEAEARADELLAKVGMAEKRANYPYTLSGGQKQRVAIARALAMQPRVMLFDEPTSALDPELVGEVLAVIRDLSQEGYTMIIVTHEMEFARNVSDQVVFLEKGKIIEKSAPEEFFVNPKTERVRQFLELDEKV; encoded by the coding sequence ATGCCTGACCAGCCCGAAGTCAGTATCCAAACGCTGTCGAAACAATTCGATGGCGTGGAAGTGTTGCGCGACGTCAGCCTCGATGTTCAGCGCGGCGAAGTGGTCAGCATTCTGGGTTCATCCGGCTCGGGCAAATCGACCTTGCTGCGCTGCATCAACTGGCTGGAGCAACCCGATGGCGGCGAGATTTTGATTAACGGTGAACGCATTGGCGTGAACCGCAATGGCAAAGCCATGAACAGCCGTGAGCTGGCAAAAATCCGCACGCAACTCGGTATGGTTTTTCAGAGCTTTAACCTTTGGCCGCACCTGAATGTGTTGCACAACGTTACCGAAGCCTTGATCCATGTGAAGGGTATGAAGAAAGCCGAGGCAGAAGCCCGGGCCGACGAACTGCTCGCCAAGGTCGGCATGGCCGAGAAACGCGCCAATTACCCTTACACTCTGTCGGGCGGCCAGAAACAGCGCGTCGCCATCGCTCGCGCACTCGCCATGCAGCCACGCGTCATGCTGTTCGACGAACCCACCTCTGCCCTCGACCCGGAACTGGTCGGCGAAGTGTTGGCGGTGATCCGCGATTTATCGCAGGAAGGCTACACCATGATCATCGTCACCCACGAAATGGAATTCGCGCGTAATGTGTCCGATCAGGTGGTGTTTCTGGAGAAGGGCAAGATCATTGAAAAATCCGCCCCGGAAGAGTTTTTTGTGAATCCGAAAACGGAGCGGGTGAGGCAGTTTTTGGAACTTGACGAGAAGGTATAA
- a CDS encoding amino acid ABC transporter permease: MTDWQILWAERGVFVDGFFNTLQLFGLGAVLGFLLGCLIVFCLEWARAPLRILLRIFIDAMRLLPFLVLAYLLYYGLPSLGIRFSSWEAGITALVLYHGAYFAEILRGSRVTLPPGQVEAAVAQGFSLPKMFLRLILPQLVLKSRGVLGNQLIILLKDTAFLVIITVRELTAAANGLSGTYFIPMQAFIVVIGFYWIISIALEQAVNWMGRSGAKRGFKNA, from the coding sequence ATGACGGACTGGCAAATTCTCTGGGCCGAACGCGGCGTTTTTGTGGATGGCTTTTTCAATACGCTGCAATTATTCGGCTTGGGCGCCGTGCTGGGTTTTCTGCTCGGTTGCCTGATTGTTTTTTGTCTGGAATGGGCCAGGGCACCGCTGCGTATTCTGTTGCGAATTTTTATCGATGCCATGCGCCTGTTGCCGTTTCTGGTGCTGGCCTATTTGCTGTATTACGGTCTGCCGTCGTTGGGCATTCGGTTCAGTTCCTGGGAAGCTGGCATCACCGCTTTGGTGTTGTATCACGGTGCCTATTTCGCCGAGATTTTGCGCGGCAGTCGGGTGACGCTGCCACCAGGGCAGGTGGAGGCGGCCGTGGCTCAAGGCTTCTCATTGCCTAAGATGTTTCTGCGGTTAATTTTGCCGCAACTGGTGCTGAAATCGCGTGGCGTGCTCGGCAATCAGTTGATTATTTTGCTTAAAGACACGGCCTTTTTGGTCATCATTACCGTGCGCGAATTAACCGCCGCTGCCAATGGCCTGTCGGGCACTTACTTTATTCCGATGCAGGCGTTTATTGTCGTCATCGGTTTCTACTGGATCATCAGCATCGCCCTGGAACAGGCCGTCAATTGGATGGGACGCAGTGGCGCCAAGCGAGGATTTAAAAATGCCTGA
- a CDS encoding SDR family oxidoreductase encodes MPIALITGATSGFGRATARKFAEAGWSLVLTGRRQERLDELQAELSPLCPVLTLALDVTDFDAVANVANSLPDDFKNVSVLVNNAGLALGTDAAQRSDTTQWQQMIDTNVSGLARMTHALLPTLIAQGKGASIINIGSIAGHWPYPGGNVYCGTKAFVEQFSYGLRCDLSGTGVRVTNLAPGMAESEFTLVRTGGNQEAHDKLYAGAEPIQPDDIADTVFWIATLPAHLNVNQLEIMPVSQSWSPFTIHRQS; translated from the coding sequence ATGCCCATCGCTTTGATTACCGGTGCTACCTCAGGTTTTGGCCGCGCTACCGCGAGAAAATTTGCCGAGGCTGGCTGGTCGCTGGTGTTAACCGGCCGTCGTCAGGAGCGTCTGGATGAATTACAGGCTGAACTGAGTCCGTTGTGCCCGGTATTAACGCTGGCACTGGACGTCACCGATTTCGACGCCGTTGCCAACGTCGCCAACAGCCTGCCGGATGACTTCAAGAACGTCTCAGTGTTGGTCAACAACGCCGGTCTGGCGCTCGGCACCGACGCCGCTCAGCGCAGCGACACCACACAGTGGCAGCAGATGATCGATACCAACGTCAGCGGCCTGGCGCGCATGACTCACGCCCTGCTGCCCACGCTGATCGCCCAGGGCAAAGGCGCCAGCATCATCAACATCGGTTCCATCGCCGGCCATTGGCCGTACCCGGGCGGCAACGTTTACTGCGGCACCAAGGCGTTCGTTGAGCAGTTTTCCTACGGCCTGCGTTGCGACTTGAGCGGCACCGGCGTGCGCGTCACCAACCTGGCACCGGGCATGGCCGAAAGTGAATTCACGCTGGTGCGCACCGGCGGTAATCAGGAAGCGCACGACAAGTTATACGCCGGTGCCGAACCGATTCAGCCGGACGACATCGCCGACACCGTGTTCTGGATCGCCACCTTGCCGGCGCACCTGAACGTGAACCAATTGGAAATCATGCCGGTGTCGCAATCCTGGTCGCCCTTTACCATCCACCGCCAATCCTGA
- a CDS encoding quaternary amine ABC transporter ATP-binding protein: MAKIEVEGIYKIFGPKAASHLASVKAGMSKEQLLADTGHTLGLYDINLSIEEGELFVIMGLSGSGKSTLIRHFNRLIDPTAGTVRLDGEDLIALKQADLIERRRNRMSMVFQRFALFPHKTVLDNVGYGLHIQGVAKNAAREKSQYWLEQVGLKGVGDQYPHQLSGGMQQRVGLARALATDPDILLMDEAFSALDPLIRKEMQDLLMQLQQRLRKTIVFITHDLDEALRLGNRIAILKDGALVQQGDPQDILLNPSTDYVAAFVRDVNRGKVLTAHHVMAMPQATLTCRTSAEKARQWMTEQGFEYATVLEGKSLAGIVTLADLQNAVGEIGALVKDVICVPESADLESLLPQMIRENVPLAVTSDKGEFRGWVSRDRVVDLVSTEHNSSAK; this comes from the coding sequence ATGGCGAAAATTGAAGTCGAAGGCATTTATAAAATTTTCGGCCCCAAAGCCGCCAGCCATCTGGCGTCCGTCAAAGCCGGCATGAGCAAAGAACAATTATTGGCTGACACCGGCCATACGCTGGGGTTGTACGACATCAACCTGAGCATCGAAGAAGGCGAGCTGTTCGTCATCATGGGTTTATCCGGCAGCGGCAAATCCACCCTGATTCGCCACTTTAATCGCTTGATCGATCCGACCGCGGGCACGGTACGCCTCGATGGCGAAGACCTGATTGCCCTGAAACAAGCCGACCTGATTGAACGCCGCCGCAACCGCATGTCGATGGTGTTCCAGCGTTTCGCTCTGTTCCCGCACAAAACCGTTCTCGACAACGTCGGTTACGGCCTGCACATCCAAGGCGTCGCGAAAAACGCCGCCCGGGAAAAATCGCAATACTGGCTGGAACAAGTCGGCCTCAAAGGCGTTGGCGATCAGTACCCGCATCAACTGTCGGGCGGCATGCAACAGCGTGTTGGCCTCGCCCGCGCACTCGCCACAGACCCGGACATCTTGTTGATGGACGAAGCCTTTTCAGCGCTCGATCCATTGATCCGCAAAGAGATGCAAGACCTGTTGATGCAACTGCAACAACGGCTGCGCAAAACCATCGTCTTTATCACTCACGATCTGGACGAAGCGCTGCGCCTGGGCAACCGCATCGCCATCCTCAAAGACGGCGCGCTGGTGCAACAAGGCGACCCACAAGACATTTTACTCAACCCCAGCACCGACTACGTCGCCGCCTTCGTACGCGACGTCAATCGCGGCAAAGTGCTGACAGCCCATCACGTCATGGCGATGCCGCAAGCCACCCTCACCTGCCGCACCAGCGCCGAAAAAGCACGGCAGTGGATGACCGAACAAGGTTTCGAATACGCCACCGTTTTGGAAGGCAAATCCCTGGCCGGTATCGTGACCCTGGCCGACTTGCAAAACGCCGTAGGTGAAATCGGCGCGCTGGTGAAAGACGTTATCTGCGTGCCCGAATCGGCCGACCTGGAAAGCCTGCTGCCGCAAATGATTCGGGAGAATGTGCCGTTGGCGGTAACGTCGGATAAAGGCGAATTCAGAGGCTGGGTATCGCGGGATAGAGTTGTGGATTTGGTGAGCACCGAACACAACAGTTCAGCAAAATAA
- a CDS encoding phospholipase D-like domain-containing protein, whose amino-acid sequence MASFPRVLPYTASLLLLITLTLTACGSMPKGLSSTGPLRETDDVALLYDQTYRNTDGKEFIEQEVMDEMLAMIASAQTFLVIDMFLYNDFAGENGWRPLSEELTVALIDAKTAHPDMPVVLITDPFNTIYGGMDSPYFDRLEAAGVDVVTTNLAKLPASNRTWTTLWTVCCRFLGNSTRGGWLPNPVGPGKVTLRSYLHLLNFRANHRKTLVVNTGTEWRALVTSMNPHDASSRHDNNAVIFSGAAAQDLLQTERAAALMSGYDAAENWPAAPDAELDTDGEFTLQVLTEGAIETRLLTLIDNAETGDQLDLEMFYLSSRPVVKALIRAHERGVELRVMLDANRDAFGREKNGIPNRQVAWDLHEKGITVRWCATAGEQCHRKWIRLDRTDGTSEIVAGSANFTRRNLHDLNMETSVYLSVRSDHPEIEYMRAEFERSWSNPGDTLYSLDYTAFADHSRWRYGVYRFMEATGMSTF is encoded by the coding sequence ATGGCGTCGTTTCCTCGTGTCTTGCCCTACACCGCTTCACTGCTGCTTCTGATAACGCTGACATTGACCGCCTGCGGCAGCATGCCCAAAGGGCTATCGTCCACCGGGCCGTTGCGCGAAACCGACGACGTAGCGCTGCTGTACGATCAAACCTATCGCAATACCGATGGCAAAGAATTCATTGAACAGGAAGTGATGGACGAAATGTTGGCGATGATCGCCAGCGCTCAAACTTTTCTGGTCATCGACATGTTCCTGTACAACGACTTTGCCGGTGAAAACGGCTGGCGGCCGTTGTCGGAAGAATTAACCGTCGCCTTAATCGACGCCAAAACCGCACACCCGGACATGCCGGTGGTGCTCATTACCGACCCGTTCAACACCATCTACGGCGGTATGGACTCGCCCTACTTCGACCGACTGGAAGCCGCTGGCGTGGATGTCGTCACCACCAATCTCGCCAAACTGCCGGCGTCGAACCGCACCTGGACCACGCTGTGGACCGTCTGCTGCCGCTTCCTCGGCAACAGTACACGCGGCGGCTGGCTGCCCAATCCGGTTGGTCCGGGCAAGGTCACGCTGCGGTCGTATTTGCATTTATTGAATTTCCGCGCCAACCACCGCAAAACGTTGGTGGTCAACACCGGCACCGAATGGCGCGCTTTGGTGACCTCGATGAACCCGCACGACGCCAGCAGCCGACACGACAACAACGCCGTTATTTTCAGCGGAGCCGCCGCTCAGGATTTGCTGCAAACCGAACGCGCCGCGGCCTTGATGTCGGGATACGACGCGGCTGAAAACTGGCCGGCTGCACCGGACGCCGAACTCGACACCGACGGCGAATTCACGCTGCAAGTATTAACCGAAGGCGCCATCGAAACCCGTCTGCTGACATTGATCGACAATGCTGAAACGGGCGATCAATTGGACCTGGAAATGTTTTATTTATCGTCGCGACCGGTCGTCAAAGCCCTGATCCGGGCACACGAACGCGGCGTTGAATTACGCGTGATGCTGGACGCCAATCGCGACGCTTTTGGCCGGGAGAAAAATGGCATTCCAAACCGGCAAGTCGCCTGGGACTTACACGAAAAAGGCATCACCGTGCGTTGGTGCGCCACCGCCGGCGAACAATGCCACCGCAAATGGATTCGCCTGGACCGCACCGACGGTACCAGTGAAATTGTGGCCGGTTCCGCCAACTTCACCCGCCGCAATCTGCACGACCTGAACATGGAAACCAGTGTCTATCTGAGCGTGCGTTCCGACCATCCGGAAATCGAGTACATGCGCGCCGAGTTTGAACGCTCCTGGAGCAACCCAGGCGACACCCTCTACAGCCTCGACTACACCGCCTTTGCCGACCACAGCCGTTGGCGCTATGGCGTGTATCGGTTTATGGAAGCGACGGGGATGTCGACGTTCTAA